The segment AGTGGTGTGGTAAGCATTCCAGTAAGCTTTATTGTTTTAGCACCACATATCTTCCAAAATTTTTGGCTGGGTATTCCTATTAGCTTAATCGGGATGTGGCTATTTTATCGTCAAGTAGCGCCATATACATTTAAGCTGCAGGACAAGGATTCTGTAAATGAGCCTTTATGGTAAAATGATAGGATAAATGTAAGGTTATAGAGGAAGGAGGAATGCTTGTGGCTACATTATGGACTGGTGGGAAAATTTATACAATGGCTCAAGCTGGTGGCACAGTGGAGGCGGTTCTTGTTGAGGATGGCAAAATTATAGCAACGGGCTCTGCAGCAAGCTTGTCATCCCAAGCGACTGCGATTCAGCATTTACAGGGCAATGTCATGTATCCAGGCTTTGTAGATAGTCATTTACATATTATTGGCTATGGTGAAAAGCTAAAGCATATTGATGTATCCACTATCACAAGCAAGGAGGCTTTACTGGCTAAGCTACAAGAGCCAATGTCGAATGCCTTGCCGCATGAGTGGGTCACTGCTATTGGCTTCAATGAAAATCAATTTGAAAGCCCCATTTTTCCGACATTGGCGGAGCTAGATGCACTTGGTGGTGCACATTTAATTATTAAACGTAGCTGTCATCATTTAATTTTAGCCAATTCCAAGGCACTCGCCTTTGCGGGAATTACAGCCGATACACCTTCACCAGAGGGTGGTGTAATTGAGAAAGTAGACGGTAGGCTAACAGGTGTATTAAAGGACGAGGCTTTATATTTAATGGTGAATCATATGCCACATATTACACCTGCCTATATTGAGGATGCCTTAACAAAGGCTATTGCTTCCTTGCAGTCCTATGGTTTAGTCGGCGGGCATTCTGAGGATTTAAGCTATTTTGGACCACCAAGCCAGCCGATTCAGGCTTATCGCAAAATTGTCGAGCAGCAGCAATCCTTTAAGGTGCATTTATTACAGCATCATACGGTGTTTGAAGAGGTAGCCAAGATGAATCAAGCCTCTTCGCCATATGTGGAATTTGGCGCAATGAAAATTTTTATAGATGGCGCATTTGGTGGGCGAACGGCTGCCTTGCGTCAGCCCTATTGTGATGACCCTCATCATGCAGGAATGCTTATTCATACAAAGGAGCAATTAGTGGACTATGTGCAGCTTGCTCGTCAATATGGACAAGCTGTTGCTGTGCATGCTATTGGTGATTTAGCGGTGGAGCTTATATTGGACGTTTTTGCCGCATATCCACCATTGGCAGGGCAGTTGGATCGAGTGATTCATTGTAGCTTGGTGGATAGCGCTATTTTAGCTAGGCTTGCTACCTTACCTGTGGCAGTTGATATGCAGCCGCAATTTGTGCAGGGCGAGTATGAGGCGGAGCTGGCAAAGCTTGGGGAGGAGCGGGCACAGGGCTTGCATCCATTAAAGTCCCTGCTTGATCATGGGCTTATTGTAGCAGGTGGCAGTGATGCACCAGTGGAAATACCGAATCCGCTTTATGGTATTTATGCGGCTGTGACACGATGCAATATTGGGGAAACACATGATGGCTACAATCCACAGGAAAAAATTTCACGCTTTGAGGCAGTGCAATTGTATACAGTAGGAGCGGCAGCTATTATTAATCAACACCATGTTCGTGGTAAAATTATGGAGGGCTATACAGCAGACTTCACGATTTTAAAGGATGATATTTTTACGGTGGCAATTGAGCAGCTACCATTTATACAAGTTGCTTCTACAGTTGTGGATGGGCGTATTGCCTATGAAAGTCGTTGCGAGGATTAATCCTTGCAGCGATTTTTTGCTGTTTCGTTGCATATGTTATGTTAACGATTGATGGAAGCAGGGGGGAGTATGTGCATCAGGCAGGACAAGTAATGCAACAGGCACTACGTAATATTTATAACTACTGCTTAGATTATGTACAGGTGTTTGCATTGATTCGAATTTTCCAGTTTTTATGTATCATCCCTGTCACATCTATTGCCTTAAAGCTTATGCTACGCATTACAGGCTATACACATATAACAGAGCAAAACTGGCAAAGCTTTGTGGCACATCCTTTGGTGATTGCTATGATTTGCCTGTTAATTTTGCTATTTTTATTATTTATTTATTATGAAATGGGCTTTTTATTTTTAATGGCCTTTCATCAGCAAAGAGGTATGCGTTATCGCTTTTTTCCTTTATGGCAGCAGCTTAATCGAAAGGTTATTTACTTTTGCAGTATTCAAGTAGTGTTTTTAATTGGATACATTGCGCTTTTATTGCCACTAGCATCCTTTCTGTTGCCACTCACCTTAACCCAAACGATTGCCCTTCCACAGTTTTTAACAGAAGAAATGATGAGCAGCCGAGCGGGCAGGTTAGCCTATACAGTGGTGGCAAGTATTGCTGTGATAATCGGTATTCGCAGTATTTTAACATTGCCGATTTTTACCATTCAGCCTAATATTTCAATTTTCCGCTCCCTTGTGCAAAGCTGGCGTTTTTCCAAGCGAGGCTTATTTGAATTGGTAGTGCTATTAGCGATGCTACTAGCAGGTCATTTATTTGTGATGCTCGGTATAACGGTGATTAGCCTGTTTCCGCTTTATTTGATAGAGCGTATCATGCCAAGTGCTGCCCTTGTTACGGCTGGGCTGACGCTGGCATTTTTAGAGATCGTCTTTGTCGTGCTGTTTAGCTTATTGCAGGCAATGTTTTCACAGATAATGGTAGCCATCACCTATAATACGCCCGTTTTAGGGAAGGTTTCCATGGCTGTGCGGCACAGAAATCGCTACTATAAGCTATTGTTTGTCATAAGCTGTATTATTTTTAGCGTATTAAGTGTGATGAATATCCAGTCATTGGAGAAAAGTGTTTATGCACCTGATACAAAAATTATTGCACATCGTGGCTATGTCGCAGGCAATGTGGAAAATACGATTAGCGGCATCGTGAGCGCTGCTAATGCAGGGGCAGATTTAATTGAAATTGATATTCAGCAAACCGCTGATGGGAAGTTTGTCGTATTCCATGACCGCACATTGCGCCGACTTGCTGGTAAAAGTGGTGTGATTGCCAATATGACGCTTAGCGAATTACAGACATTAACCATCCATCAAAATGGCTATAGCGATAAAATTGCCTCCTTAGAGGATTGTATTGAAATTGCTAAGGCGTTGGATGTGGCATTGTTAATTGAATTAAAGGTGCATGGTCAGGAAACGGAAGATATTTTGCCGCAATTAGTGGAAACATTGCGCAAATATAAGGTGCTGGACACCTACTATGTGCAGTCGGCTGATGGGCAGAAAATGATGCAATTAAAAAAGCTTGTGCCGCATCTGCGGGTCGGCATTGTTTATGCGTTGAATATCGGACCGATGGAGGAGCAGGTTGATTTTATTGCATTAGAGGCATCATGGGTAACGGAGCCGTTAATTGAGGAGCTGAAGCAGCGCCCGATGGATTTATTTGTCTGGACATTAAATGATGATCGGTCATTACAAATATTTATGGAGAAAAATATTAGCGGCATTATTACTGACCATCCTGATATTGCTCGTGAGCTACGAGCAAAGCAAAGCAAGCATCAATACTTTCTGCAGCGAGTCCTCCATCGCCTACGCTTTATTTTTTAGCAGCACAGAGCGAGGAAGGGAGAGTACCCGCGGAGTCGAGAGAAATACCTGCGAAATGAGAGCGAATATCCGCGGAGTCGGGAGAAATACGCGCGAAAGCAGGTGAGTGATGAAAATATTTCCTCTAGGTGTAACTTTTTGAGGAGCAGGGGCGACTACTTCTATGAATTCGCGAAATAAAGGAGATGCTTTTTGTATGAAAATGACGAAAGTCGTACCATTTGCTCTAACAGCATTATTAGTAGGGGGCGCGATTGGAGCTCCAGCTGCAGCAGCAAACGAAGGAGAGGCTGTTGTGACGAACGCAGAAAATAGTGAGCAACAAGTGCAGCCAGTTTTTATTCAAGTAACAGGTACAGTGGAAAATGTAGAGGTACGTGAAAACGCAACCTACTATACAGTGGTTGACGGTGACAATACCAATATAATGGTTGTAACAAACGAGTCATTAGTGTTCGATAACACAGGAAAAGAAGTTAAGCTGCAAAAAGGAGATAACGTATCGTTTTATTCCTATGCGAAAAAGCCTATGCTTGCGATTTATCCGCCACAATACCATCCAGAAGTTATTATTGTGGAAACAGCAGAAATGGGCACTGTAGAAGTGGATTTCTTCAATAAAGAATTGATCGATACAGAAAACTATGTCAAATTAACAATTGGTCAGGATACAAAGCTACAAAGTGCTTCTGGCAAAGCAGTAAAGGCTGAGGATTTAGCAGGACAGCATTTAGTTGCATTCTACACAGTGGCAACAATGAGCATTCCAGCACAAACATCCCCTTCAAAGGTCATTGTGTTAGATCAAATAGAGCAGGATGAGCCCGCTGCAATTCCAGCAGCTGTGCAAGACATCATCAACAAGGATTCCTATGAAGTGGATGGCACAACAATGGTGCCGCTACGAGCAATTGCAGAGGAGCTTGGCTTTACAGTAAAAGCAACCGCAACAGGAGCGATTATTTCTAAAGGCGCACTATCGTATACGATTACACGTGGGCAAAAGGAATATGGCTACAATAAAGCACTGCGCCACTTCAATGTAGCACCAGCTTTATTAGAGCCTTCAAAAACATATGTATCTGTTGAATTTATTGAGGAATTAGTAAAATAAGCAAGTCAAACCCCTTTATGGCAAAACCATAAAGGGGTTTTATAATGGAAAGATTTAAAAAAAGTTTTGGACAATAAACAAAAGAGGAGAGCTTATTTTTGTTTTTTTCAAAAGATTTTTAAAAATCTGATAATTCATTGACTTTCCTTGTGCTTAAAAATATGATGTTCATTAACCGGTGAATGAAGAAATGCTTTAAAGCAGAAAATTGCTAACATAGAAGAGGTGAAATTGTTTGAAATCTATAGGGAAAAGAAATTTGTTTTTCGCTGCTAGCTTTATTGTGCTAGTTTTACTCGCTAGTTTTCCAGGGTTATTTGATTTTAGTAATAAAATTGAGCCACGTATTTTAAGCTTACCATTCTCATATTTTTGGCAATTCTTTATAAATATTTTGATCTTCCTATTATTAATAACGTGGTATTTGGTAGATGCCAAATATGGTGATTTAGATATTGATATTGAACCTTTGACAAAAGCACAATTGCAGGAATTGGAGGTGAGAAAATAATGCTATCGATAATCTTTATTGTTGTGTTCTTTGTTATTGTGTTTGCGATTAATGCGAAAAATTTTGGTGTTAAATCCTTTGAGGAATACGCAACAGCACGAGGCAGCTTTGGGGTGCTGGCGATTTCATTAGCTGTATTTTCTACATGGTATGTAGGCGCTACCTTTACAGCATTTGCAGGATACTCGGTTGGCTATGGCTTTATTGGACTGTATGTACTGACCTATGCAACATTAACAATGCTTTCCATGTACCTAGTTGCCGAGAAAACATATATTTGGGGGAAAAAATATCATATTGGCACTCAAGCAGAGCTAATGGATTTGCGCTATAAAAGCAGTATGGTGCGTTTAGTGGTGGGGATTGCGGGCATTGTCTTTACAGCGCCTTGGCTATTGATGGAATGGATTACACAGGGCGTTATTTTTAACTACGCTACAAATGGTTTAATCAGTCCTGTTGTTGGTATGCTAATTGGCATTGTGGTCGTGCTTGCCTATGTGTCCTTAGGTGGTATGAAATCAGTAATTACAGCGAATATTTTCCAAGGTGCATTTATGTTTTTTGTTGGCACTGGCGTTATGCTCTATATGATTTTTAAATTTTCGGGTGGTATTGCGGCAGGGATGGATTCCTTAGTGGCGAATCACCCAGAAACATTAACATTCCCGGGACCAGGCTGGGAGTTGCCTACCGCATTTTGGACGTCCATTATTGTGACAAGTGGCTTGGGCGGCTTTATGTGGCCGTGGGTTTACAATAAATTATTTGCCTCAGATAGTATTCGCTCCATTAAGCAGTCTGCATTGATTGCACCGATTATTGGCGCAATATTCTATGTGATATTCCAATTATTAGGAAATGTGCTATATATGAATGACACTGCCCGAAATAAGCCTGAGGAAGCCTATATGTGGGCTGCTGGAGAAATTGGTCCAGTCGTACTTGCGCTTATGTCGACGGTTATTATGGCAACAAGTATTGCAACGGTAAGTGGTATTATTCAAGCGATGTCCACGTCCATTTCTCGTGATGTAGCGACGGTGATTAACAAGGATATTTCTGAAAAAACAGCGATGAAAATAGCGAGAATTTCAGTGTTTATTATTGGTGCAATATGTGCTGTTCTTGCAACGGTTGATGTTGGCGCATTAATCAATATTGCCTTGCTATCCTACCAAGGGATTATTATGATTTTCCCTGTTGTGATTTTAGGGCTTTATTGGAAGCGTGCCAACAAGGAAGGTGCTCTTGCAGGAATGATTATTGGCACAATTGTTTCCATGACATTAACGGTAACGGAGCCTGCATTGATTGCAAATTTAGGCTGGTCTGCTGGTGTTTATGGACTTATTACCACAACGGTTATTATGCTTATTGCTGGCTATGCAAAGCCTGTCGAGGCACATGTGGAAGACCTATGGAACGATATTGAAACAGCCAGAAGCAATAAAAAATCTGTACCACTCAATGCTATTGACCCTGCATTGGCAAATACGAACCTAAAAAACGAGTAAATAAGGAGGAATAATATGAAAAATGTTTTATCTTCTGAAAAAATAAAGCAAGAGCTGGTGGCAATGATTGATGAAATGCGTGAGGACATTATTCGTTTAGCAAGTGATATGGTGAAAATTCCAAGCGTGAACCCAAATTATGATGGTGTCGTGAAAGAGGAGGTCATCGGTGGGGAAAGGAACGTCCAAGAATTTCTGAAGCCTCTTTTTGAGGAAATTTGTGATGAAGTGGATATGTGGGAAGTAGAAGCACAAAGACCAAATTTAGTTGGCGTGATAAAGGGGGCGGGTAATGGCAAGTCATTGATTTTCAATGGTCATATTGATGTAGTGCCACCAGGCCCGAACACTGATTGGAAATTTGAAGACCCCTTCTCAGGGAAAATAGAGGATGGCAAGCTATATGGACGTGGAGCCTGCGATATGAAGGGCGGGATAGCAGCCCAAATCATGGCTGCTAAAGCATTAAAAAAATTAGGCATTCAATTAAAGGGTGATCTATTGCTAGAAACAGTTGTTGGCGAGGAAACAATGGATCATGAATTGGGTGTTACAGCAACAGTAGAAAGAGGCTATACGGCAGATGCAGCGATTGTATCTGAGCCATCTGGACCTCCGCAAAGCTTAGCCGTAGTACCTGTAAGCCCTGGCGTTATTCGTATGCATATTACCGTGAAAGGGAAAACAACACATGCTTCTGTAAGAAGAGAGTTTATTCGTGCAGGAGGCAAGCATGGTGAGGTGGGCATTAATGCGGTAGAAAAAGGGATGTATATTGTCCAAGCCCTTCAGCAATTAGAGGAGGAATGGGGATTCACCAAGACGCATGATCTTTTTGAGCCAGGTCATTTCTCCATTCATCCGGG is part of the Lysinibacillus sp. FSL K6-0232 genome and harbors:
- a CDS encoding amidohydrolase, with the translated sequence MATLWTGGKIYTMAQAGGTVEAVLVEDGKIIATGSAASLSSQATAIQHLQGNVMYPGFVDSHLHIIGYGEKLKHIDVSTITSKEALLAKLQEPMSNALPHEWVTAIGFNENQFESPIFPTLAELDALGGAHLIIKRSCHHLILANSKALAFAGITADTPSPEGGVIEKVDGRLTGVLKDEALYLMVNHMPHITPAYIEDALTKAIASLQSYGLVGGHSEDLSYFGPPSQPIQAYRKIVEQQQSFKVHLLQHHTVFEEVAKMNQASSPYVEFGAMKIFIDGAFGGRTAALRQPYCDDPHHAGMLIHTKEQLVDYVQLARQYGQAVAVHAIGDLAVELILDVFAAYPPLAGQLDRVIHCSLVDSAILARLATLPVAVDMQPQFVQGEYEAELAKLGEERAQGLHPLKSLLDHGLIVAGGSDAPVEIPNPLYGIYAAVTRCNIGETHDGYNPQEKISRFEAVQLYTVGAAAIINQHHVRGKIMEGYTADFTILKDDIFTVAIEQLPFIQVASTVVDGRIAYESRCED
- a CDS encoding glycerophosphodiester phosphodiesterase, with translation MHQAGQVMQQALRNIYNYCLDYVQVFALIRIFQFLCIIPVTSIALKLMLRITGYTHITEQNWQSFVAHPLVIAMICLLILLFLLFIYYEMGFLFLMAFHQQRGMRYRFFPLWQQLNRKVIYFCSIQVVFLIGYIALLLPLASFLLPLTLTQTIALPQFLTEEMMSSRAGRLAYTVVASIAVIIGIRSILTLPIFTIQPNISIFRSLVQSWRFSKRGLFELVVLLAMLLAGHLFVMLGITVISLFPLYLIERIMPSAALVTAGLTLAFLEIVFVVLFSLLQAMFSQIMVAITYNTPVLGKVSMAVRHRNRYYKLLFVISCIIFSVLSVMNIQSLEKSVYAPDTKIIAHRGYVAGNVENTISGIVSAANAGADLIEIDIQQTADGKFVVFHDRTLRRLAGKSGVIANMTLSELQTLTIHQNGYSDKIASLEDCIEIAKALDVALLIELKVHGQETEDILPQLVETLRKYKVLDTYYVQSADGQKMMQLKKLVPHLRVGIVYALNIGPMEEQVDFIALEASWVTEPLIEELKQRPMDLFVWTLNDDRSLQIFMEKNISGIITDHPDIARELRAKQSKHQYFLQRVLHRLRFIF
- a CDS encoding stalk domain-containing protein; its protein translation is MKMTKVVPFALTALLVGGAIGAPAAAANEGEAVVTNAENSEQQVQPVFIQVTGTVENVEVRENATYYTVVDGDNTNIMVVTNESLVFDNTGKEVKLQKGDNVSFYSYAKKPMLAIYPPQYHPEVIIVETAEMGTVEVDFFNKELIDTENYVKLTIGQDTKLQSASGKAVKAEDLAGQHLVAFYTVATMSIPAQTSPSKVIVLDQIEQDEPAAIPAAVQDIINKDSYEVDGTTMVPLRAIAEELGFTVKATATGAIISKGALSYTITRGQKEYGYNKALRHFNVAPALLEPSKTYVSVEFIEELVK
- a CDS encoding sodium:solute symporter family protein encodes the protein MLSIIFIVVFFVIVFAINAKNFGVKSFEEYATARGSFGVLAISLAVFSTWYVGATFTAFAGYSVGYGFIGLYVLTYATLTMLSMYLVAEKTYIWGKKYHIGTQAELMDLRYKSSMVRLVVGIAGIVFTAPWLLMEWITQGVIFNYATNGLISPVVGMLIGIVVVLAYVSLGGMKSVITANIFQGAFMFFVGTGVMLYMIFKFSGGIAAGMDSLVANHPETLTFPGPGWELPTAFWTSIIVTSGLGGFMWPWVYNKLFASDSIRSIKQSALIAPIIGAIFYVIFQLLGNVLYMNDTARNKPEEAYMWAAGEIGPVVLALMSTVIMATSIATVSGIIQAMSTSISRDVATVINKDISEKTAMKIARISVFIIGAICAVLATVDVGALINIALLSYQGIIMIFPVVILGLYWKRANKEGALAGMIIGTIVSMTLTVTEPALIANLGWSAGVYGLITTTVIMLIAGYAKPVEAHVEDLWNDIETARSNKKSVPLNAIDPALANTNLKNE
- a CDS encoding ArgE/DapE family deacylase — its product is MKNVLSSEKIKQELVAMIDEMREDIIRLASDMVKIPSVNPNYDGVVKEEVIGGERNVQEFLKPLFEEICDEVDMWEVEAQRPNLVGVIKGAGNGKSLIFNGHIDVVPPGPNTDWKFEDPFSGKIEDGKLYGRGACDMKGGIAAQIMAAKALKKLGIQLKGDLLLETVVGEETMDHELGVTATVERGYTADAAIVSEPSGPPQSLAVVPVSPGVIRMHITVKGKTTHASVRREFIRAGGKHGEVGINAVEKGMYIVQALQQLEEEWGFTKTHDLFEPGHFSIHPGIIHGKSYDVDLPFVVSDYCTIQYAVWHHPLESFEEVKAEILAHVDRAVQNDLWLRNHPPEIEFLLHWPAFNVPTDHPIVQATSRAHEEATGEEAVIHGFVAVADAAFLNAKGIPSIIYGPGSILVAHAANEYVLVEDLIKAAKTYALTALEWCGIEEI